A window of the Flavobacterium sangjuense genome harbors these coding sequences:
- a CDS encoding NAD(P)H-dependent flavin oxidoreductase yields MNKITQLFNIKYPIVQGGMIWNSGYKLASAVSNSGGLGLIGAGSMYPDVLREHIQKCKKATSKPFGVNVPMLYPNIEEIIQIIIEEEVKIVFMSAGNPKTWTSYLKERGITVVHVVSSSKFALKAQEAGVDAVVAEGFEAGGHNGREETTTFTLIPMVKEQINIPLIAAGGIASGRGMLAAMVLGADGVQMGSRFAASFESSSHDNFKKTIVGIKEGDTQLTLKELAPVRLIKNKFYNDIQDLYSKCPTPEDLKALLGRARAKKGMFEGDLEEGELEIGQIAGLIHEIKSVKDIIDEVIQEFETATKEIQSTTF; encoded by the coding sequence ATGAATAAAATCACCCAACTTTTCAATATAAAATACCCAATTGTTCAAGGAGGAATGATTTGGAATAGCGGTTATAAATTGGCCAGTGCCGTTAGCAATTCAGGAGGTTTAGGATTGATTGGTGCAGGTTCGATGTATCCCGATGTTTTGCGTGAGCACATCCAAAAATGCAAAAAGGCAACATCCAAACCTTTTGGTGTTAATGTTCCGATGCTGTATCCAAATATTGAAGAAATCATTCAAATTATTATTGAAGAAGAAGTAAAAATTGTCTTTATGTCGGCAGGAAACCCAAAAACCTGGACAAGTTATTTAAAGGAAAGAGGAATTACGGTAGTGCATGTTGTGAGTAGTTCAAAGTTTGCTTTAAAAGCGCAGGAAGCTGGAGTTGACGCAGTTGTTGCTGAAGGTTTTGAAGCTGGCGGACATAATGGGAGGGAAGAGACTACTACGTTTACTTTAATTCCGATGGTTAAAGAACAAATAAATATTCCGTTAATAGCAGCAGGAGGAATTGCTTCAGGAAGAGGAATGCTTGCCGCAATGGTTCTTGGTGCAGATGGTGTCCAAATGGGTTCGCGATTTGCAGCGTCGTTTGAAAGTTCCTCTCATGATAATTTCAAGAAAACTATTGTTGGGATAAAGGAAGGTGACACCCAATTAACCTTGAAAGAATTAGCTCCGGTGCGATTGATAAAAAATAAATTTTATAACGACATTCAGGATTTGTATTCAAAATGTCCAACACCTGAAGATTTAAAAGCATTATTAGGTAGAGCCAGAGCCAAGAAAGGTATGTTTGAAGGAGATTTAGAAGAGGGTGAATTAGAAATAGGCCAAATAGCAGGATTAATTCACGAAATTAAATCCGTAAAGGATATTATTGATGAGGTAATTCAAGAATTTGAAACCGCCACAAAAGAAATACAAAGCACTACATTTTAA